One Sulfuricurvum sp. DNA window includes the following coding sequences:
- the hemB gene encoding porphobilinogen synthase, whose translation MDRFRRTRLNTHLRSLVRETHVGVNDFIYPLFVRPGEGIKTEVSSMPGVYQMSLDEILKECELLQSLGLYSIILFGIPEVKDSVGSDALCDHGIIATAVRAIKHAYPKMFVVTDLCFCEYTDHGHCGILDHVHETVDNDLTLGISAQQALVHARAGVDMIAPSGMMDGIITTLRDALDGGGYENLPIMSYSTKFASGYYGPFRDVAESVPSFGDRSTYQMDPANRREALRESLADEAQGADILMVKPALAYLDIIRDIREASNLPLAVYNVSGEYAMLKHAGAAGLIDYNRVMMETMIGFKRAGADIIISYHAKEVARLLN comes from the coding sequence ATGGATCGCTTTCGTCGTACACGTTTAAATACACATCTACGTTCTTTGGTGCGTGAAACCCATGTTGGTGTGAATGATTTTATTTATCCACTATTTGTGAGACCGGGAGAGGGGATTAAAACAGAGGTCTCTTCGATGCCGGGTGTCTATCAAATGTCTCTCGATGAGATTTTGAAAGAGTGTGAACTTCTCCAATCCTTAGGACTTTATTCGATTATTTTATTTGGTATTCCGGAAGTTAAAGATTCGGTTGGGAGCGATGCATTGTGTGACCACGGAATTATTGCAACAGCCGTTCGTGCTATTAAACATGCGTATCCGAAAATGTTTGTCGTGACGGATTTGTGTTTTTGTGAATATACCGATCATGGTCATTGCGGTATTTTAGATCATGTTCATGAAACAGTGGATAATGATTTGACTCTTGGAATTTCAGCACAGCAAGCTCTTGTCCATGCTAGGGCAGGTGTAGATATGATTGCCCCATCAGGGATGATGGACGGTATTATTACAACATTGCGTGATGCACTTGATGGGGGAGGGTATGAAAATCTCCCTATTATGAGTTATTCGACCAAGTTTGCAAGTGGATACTATGGACCGTTTCGTGATGTAGCTGAATCGGTTCCGAGTTTCGGTGATCGCTCTACCTACCAAATGGATCCTGCAAATCGACGCGAAGCTTTACGTGAAAGTTTGGCCGATGAGGCTCAGGGGGCAGATATATTAATGGTGAAGCCGGCATTGGCGTATCTTGATATTATCCGTGATATTCGAGAAGCATCAAATCTACCTTTAGCCGTTTACAATGTTAGTGGTGAATATGCGATGCTCAAACATGCCGGTGCGGCAGGTTTGATTGATTACAATCGTGTTATGATGGAGACGATGATTGGTTTCAAACGTGCAGGTGCAGATATCATTATTAGTTATCATGCTAAAGAAGTAGCGCGACTTTTAAATTAA
- the argF gene encoding ornithine carbamoyltransferase: MRHFLTLKDYTKEEILEIVDLALAIKQEQKARTPHPYLAGQTLAMIFEKSSTRTRVSFETGMFQLGGHALFLSNRDIHLGRGEPVKDTARVISSMCDMVMIRTYEHSKLEEFSTYSQVPVINGLSDSYHPVQLIADYMTMVECGRHIHPIVAYIGDGNNMTHSWLMLASKLGFELRVATPKGYECDPVIVAEAMQFAQVSGAKLIFTNDPKIAVQGATVVTTDTWISMGQEEEKAQRLRDFSGYIVDDSLMAIADPYAIFLHCLPAYREVEVSESVLEGAQSVIFQEAENRLHGQKGLMVWLDKHRKGV; encoded by the coding sequence GTGAGACACTTTTTAACATTAAAAGATTACACCAAAGAAGAGATCCTTGAGATTGTCGATTTGGCGTTAGCGATTAAGCAAGAGCAAAAAGCTCGGACCCCTCACCCTTATTTAGCGGGTCAGACTTTAGCTATGATTTTTGAAAAAAGCTCAACACGTACTCGTGTCAGTTTTGAGACGGGGATGTTTCAGTTGGGAGGACATGCCTTATTTCTCTCTAACCGTGATATCCATTTAGGGCGGGGTGAGCCTGTAAAAGATACGGCGCGTGTGATCTCCTCCATGTGTGATATGGTAATGATCCGTACCTATGAGCACTCAAAACTCGAAGAGTTCTCTACTTACTCCCAAGTACCCGTTATTAATGGACTGAGTGATAGTTATCATCCCGTACAGTTAATTGCCGATTATATGACAATGGTAGAGTGCGGTCGTCATATACATCCGATAGTAGCCTATATCGGAGATGGAAATAATATGACCCATTCATGGTTGATGCTAGCGAGTAAGCTAGGTTTTGAACTTCGAGTCGCAACCCCGAAAGGGTACGAATGCGATCCTGTGATTGTGGCAGAGGCAATGCAGTTTGCCCAAGTGAGCGGTGCAAAACTCATCTTTACCAATGATCCGAAAATTGCAGTACAAGGTGCAACGGTAGTGACTACCGATACATGGATATCCATGGGACAAGAGGAAGAAAAAGCTCAGCGACTTCGTGATTTTTCAGGATACATCGTGGATGATTCTTTGATGGCAATAGCTGATCCGTATGCTATATTTTTACATTGTTTGCCGGCATACCGTGAAGTAGAGGTGAGTGAGAGTGTTTTAGAAGGAGCGCAAAGTGTTATTTTCCAAGAGGCTGAAAATCGTCTTCATGGACAAAAAGGGTTAATGGTTTGGCTAGATAAACATCGAAAAGGGGTATAA
- a CDS encoding multiheme c-type cytochrome: MRWLLIISLLGVWINAAEVVAVGDKYKNSDKCRACHNHIVNQWDTSWHSKSHYGNDEYFQKTIDYMSRKTHKSVGTLKVECATCHNPRISVTKTSAEYEALASINAAGNTKVDKALGSDTIAEGINCVVCHNIDQIHDGLPDSERGMNRVTWMKSGVMSGPFDDAKSPYHQVEHRDFMDTNPNQLCFVCHANDTSEEGHRFINMKADFKSGAKTCVDCHMSPRKEGVAATLRDSKGDQKKRQIRTHGFVGAHTESMWQGALSVSGRKTSKGLEVTLNNSQPHALPNGFGSREILIEANYMNNSQLVKSEVLSLTSKFLSKRGTPTVPHLADKTVESVSIPAQGSKSFILPLAPNSNQVVVVVSYRLVNDEVRGLLELTDPIWSKKMVIQKVTIKL; encoded by the coding sequence ATGCGTTGGTTACTGATAATAAGTTTACTTGGTGTGTGGATAAATGCTGCTGAAGTAGTGGCAGTTGGTGATAAATACAAAAATTCGGATAAATGCCGAGCGTGTCATAATCATATTGTCAATCAATGGGATACGTCGTGGCACAGTAAATCTCATTATGGTAATGATGAGTACTTTCAAAAAACAATCGACTATATGTCTCGTAAAACTCATAAATCGGTAGGTACTCTCAAAGTTGAATGTGCAACGTGTCATAATCCTCGTATCTCAGTAACAAAAACAAGTGCGGAGTATGAAGCACTTGCTTCGATTAATGCGGCCGGTAACACAAAAGTTGATAAAGCACTAGGCAGTGATACTATTGCTGAAGGGATAAATTGCGTAGTATGTCATAACATCGATCAAATTCACGATGGGTTACCAGATAGTGAGCGGGGGATGAATCGTGTAACTTGGATGAAATCAGGGGTAATGAGCGGTCCATTTGATGATGCTAAATCGCCGTATCATCAAGTTGAACATCGCGACTTTATGGATACCAACCCTAATCAGCTTTGTTTTGTTTGTCATGCAAACGATACCTCTGAGGAAGGGCATCGTTTTATCAATATGAAAGCTGATTTTAAAAGTGGTGCTAAAACGTGCGTCGATTGCCATATGAGCCCTCGCAAAGAGGGAGTAGCCGCAACCTTACGTGATTCAAAAGGTGATCAGAAAAAACGTCAAATTCGAACCCATGGATTTGTGGGCGCACACACTGAGAGTATGTGGCAGGGCGCATTGAGTGTAAGTGGACGTAAAACCTCTAAAGGTTTGGAAGTGACATTGAATAATTCTCAGCCACATGCACTTCCAAATGGTTTTGGATCACGAGAAATTTTGATTGAAGCTAACTATATGAATAATTCTCAACTTGTTAAAAGTGAAGTTCTTTCGTTAACCTCTAAATTTTTAAGTAAACGTGGTACACCGACAGTCCCTCATTTAGCGGATAAAACAGTTGAAAGCGTATCGATACCGGCACAGGGTTCTAAATCATTTATCCTTCCATTGGCCCCTAATAGCAATCAAGTTGTGGTTGTGGTTTCGTATCGATTGGTTAATGATGAAGTGAGAGGATTGCTAGAGCTTACAGATCCGATTTGGTCGAAAAAAATGGTGATTCAAAAAGTAACCATCAAACTTTAA
- a CDS encoding DEAD/DEAH box helicase — MNNVETEVVVADTNSATFADFGLRKEIMQSIDFAGFKTPSPIQQMVIPVIMEGRDVVGQAHTGTGKTAAFGLPSLNKMNMKGGIEILIITPTRELANQVSDEMFKYGKHLGARTVTIYGGSSYNRQLDLIDRGAQVIIATPGRLLDMLSRDMLKGFAPSTVILDEADEMLDMGFLDDINEIFTYLPTERQTLLFSATMPQPIKNLAERILVNPFFASITKSETTNTDITQQYYVIEESERDDAIIRLMDAEDAQKTVVFCRTKKEVDRLSNVLSAAGYSAKGLHGDMEQRQRESVIKGVKSDAFDVLIATDVAARGLHIDGITHVFNYHIPFDPESYVHRIGRTGRAGHKGVAITLVTPLEFKELQRIRSKVGTTMEHAYIPSKMDVKNSQVNRLLAEIEKQHVYDEAHKVLDALKEDFDQDQIAYKLISLLMERNTVQGPNQIGISAERMEKILHNLESRGGHGGGGNRRGGGYRGNNNRSGGGGGYRGNNDRNGGGERSSSGGGYRGNNDRNSGGGERSGGGERGDRSRSFSGQNRSRS; from the coding sequence ATGAATAACGTAGAAACAGAAGTAGTCGTAGCCGACACAAATAGTGCAACCTTTGCCGATTTCGGTCTTCGTAAAGAGATTATGCAAAGTATTGATTTTGCTGGATTTAAAACACCGAGTCCAATCCAACAAATGGTTATACCGGTTATTATGGAGGGACGTGACGTTGTAGGTCAAGCCCATACCGGTACAGGTAAAACAGCAGCATTCGGTTTGCCATCATTGAATAAAATGAACATGAAGGGTGGGATCGAAATCCTTATTATCACCCCTACACGTGAACTTGCTAATCAAGTAAGCGATGAGATGTTTAAATACGGAAAACATTTGGGTGCACGAACTGTAACCATTTATGGAGGAAGCTCATACAATCGTCAGCTTGATCTTATTGATCGCGGTGCACAGGTTATTATCGCTACTCCAGGACGTTTGCTCGATATGTTGAGTCGTGATATGCTTAAAGGTTTTGCCCCTTCAACCGTTATTTTGGATGAAGCAGATGAGATGCTTGATATGGGCTTTTTGGATGATATTAACGAAATTTTCACCTATCTTCCGACTGAGCGTCAAACATTATTGTTCTCAGCTACAATGCCTCAGCCGATTAAAAATCTTGCAGAGCGTATTTTGGTGAACCCATTTTTTGCTTCTATTACCAAATCAGAGACGACCAATACCGATATTACGCAACAATATTACGTAATCGAAGAGTCTGAGCGTGATGATGCAATTATCCGTTTGATGGATGCTGAAGATGCTCAAAAAACGGTCGTATTTTGTCGTACCAAAAAAGAGGTAGATCGCCTCTCAAACGTTCTATCGGCTGCTGGATATTCTGCAAAAGGTCTTCATGGTGATATGGAACAACGTCAACGTGAAAGTGTTATCAAAGGGGTAAAATCGGATGCATTTGATGTATTGATTGCTACTGACGTTGCCGCTCGTGGATTGCATATCGATGGGATTACCCATGTATTTAACTACCATATCCCATTTGATCCTGAAAGTTATGTTCACCGTATCGGACGTACAGGACGTGCAGGTCATAAAGGTGTTGCGATTACTTTGGTTACTCCGTTGGAGTTCAAAGAACTTCAACGTATCCGCTCAAAAGTGGGTACGACGATGGAGCACGCTTATATTCCAAGCAAAATGGACGTTAAAAACTCTCAAGTTAACCGTCTTTTGGCTGAAATTGAAAAACAACACGTGTATGATGAAGCGCATAAAGTTCTCGATGCATTGAAAGAAGATTTCGATCAAGATCAAATTGCCTATAAATTGATCTCTTTATTGATGGAACGTAATACTGTCCAAGGACCAAATCAAATCGGTATCTCAGCAGAACGTATGGAAAAAATTCTCCATAATCTTGAGAGCCGTGGTGGACACGGTGGCGGTGGTAACCGTCGCGGTGGCGGATACCGTGGTAATAACAATCGTAGCGGCGGAGGCGGTGGATACCGTGGTAATAACGACCGTAACGGTGGTGGTGAGCGTAGTTCTTCAGGCGGTGGATACCGTGGAAATAATGACCGTAATAGCGGTGGTGGAGAGCGCAGTGGCGGTGGAGAACGAGGCGATCGTTCACGCAGTTTCAGCGGACAAAACCGCTCACGTAGTTAA
- a CDS encoding HIT family protein, translating into MIYSNSLIYIELHESQIPWLKIFTHTPHKEFSECSAEEKKAIWDALDIIEKEMIAYFNPAKINIASFGNMLPRVHWHIMARFENDEYFPEPMWGIKQREGFNLEVSMEPFIEKIKESLAKNFG; encoded by the coding sequence ATGATTTACTCAAACTCTCTTATTTACATCGAACTTCACGAATCACAAATCCCTTGGCTCAAAATCTTTACTCATACACCCCACAAAGAGTTCTCAGAGTGTAGTGCTGAAGAAAAAAAAGCGATATGGGATGCCCTAGACATTATCGAAAAAGAGATGATTGCCTATTTTAATCCTGCTAAAATCAATATCGCTTCCTTTGGTAATATGCTTCCACGTGTCCATTGGCATATTATGGCACGCTTTGAAAACGATGAGTATTTTCCTGAACCGATGTGGGGGATAAAACAAAGAGAGGGATTTAATTTAGAGGTATCAATGGAGCCGTTTATAGAAAAGATTAAAGAAAGTCTAGCGAAGAATTTCGGCTAA
- a CDS encoding beta-ketoacyl-ACP synthase III: MYAAFRSIGSYVPSKILSNADLEKMVDTSDEWIFKRTGIKERRIAAIDETTSDMGVNAAKQAIERSGINPSDIDMVVCATISPDYFCMPSTAAIIATKLGLEKVTAFDLSAACTGFVYALGVAKAFIESGMKKNVLIIGAEKLSAITDYTDRGTCILFGDGAGAALISATTDKSEAIIDIHTGSDGSYADLLMSPNGGSGSVHDDLEASACFMKMKGNETFKVAVRTLTSDVVAILEENKIDASAVKHFVPHQANYRIIKAVGDALNMKEEQVVLTVEKYGNTSGASIPMAINDIYESGRLQNGELMLLDAFGGGLTWGSALVPFAGKGI, from the coding sequence ATGTATGCAGCGTTCCGTTCTATAGGCTCTTATGTCCCCTCTAAAATACTCTCTAATGCTGATTTAGAAAAAATGGTCGATACCAGTGATGAGTGGATTTTCAAGCGCACAGGGATAAAAGAGCGCCGTATCGCTGCAATAGATGAAACCACTAGTGATATGGGTGTTAATGCCGCCAAACAAGCAATTGAGCGTTCAGGAATCAACCCGAGTGATATCGATATGGTTGTTTGTGCCACCATTTCACCTGATTACTTTTGTATGCCCTCAACCGCAGCTATCATTGCTACCAAACTTGGACTTGAAAAAGTAACTGCCTTTGATTTATCGGCTGCCTGTACCGGATTTGTCTATGCACTCGGTGTTGCTAAAGCATTTATCGAATCGGGGATGAAAAAAAATGTTCTCATCATTGGTGCTGAAAAGCTTAGCGCCATTACTGATTACACTGATCGCGGAACCTGTATCTTGTTTGGTGATGGTGCCGGTGCTGCACTCATAAGTGCTACTACTGATAAGTCAGAAGCTATTATCGATATTCATACCGGTTCAGATGGTTCCTATGCTGATCTTCTCATGTCACCTAACGGTGGAAGCGGTTCCGTTCACGATGATTTGGAAGCTTCTGCGTGTTTTATGAAAATGAAAGGGAATGAAACCTTTAAAGTTGCGGTTCGTACCCTCACCAGCGATGTTGTTGCTATATTAGAAGAGAATAAAATTGATGCATCAGCCGTTAAACATTTTGTTCCGCATCAAGCAAATTATCGTATTATCAAAGCTGTAGGAGATGCTCTTAACATGAAAGAAGAACAAGTTGTTCTCACCGTTGAGAAATACGGTAACACCTCAGGAGCTTCCATTCCGATGGCAATCAATGATATCTATGAATCAGGTCGCTTGCAAAATGGCGAATTGATGCTTCTCGATGCATTTGGCGGCGGATTAACATGGGGCAGTGCCCTCGTTCCTTTTGCAGGTAAAGGAATTTAG
- the plsX gene encoding phosphate acyltransferase PlsX, producing the protein MIKIAIDAMGGDFGPEPIVKGTIEALKEREFEAILVGKRDEILSLLPKGYKDKISIIDADDVIDMGDAATDALKRQESSIYKAVELVRNGEADGVVSAGHSGATMTLATLRLGRLKNVLRPALVTSMPTKSGKRSILMDAGANVDCKAEHLFQFGIMGYYYAQDMLKIPAPRVGLLANGEEDSKGNEVTKETFKLLEGQRGFIGNVEGNNIFDGSCDVIICDGFIGNLVLKASEGVASTISFFIKEYIRKSPIAITGALLMRKVFHLLKKEIDYAEIGGAPLVGIKGCAIVSHGKSNPKAIKNAIFQAIRYVDTGVNIHIENRLEELKN; encoded by the coding sequence ATGATCAAAATTGCAATTGATGCAATGGGAGGGGACTTTGGTCCCGAACCGATTGTTAAAGGAACCATTGAAGCTCTAAAAGAGAGAGAGTTTGAAGCAATTTTGGTTGGCAAAAGAGATGAGATTTTATCTTTGCTACCCAAGGGCTATAAAGATAAGATTTCGATTATTGATGCAGATGACGTCATCGATATGGGTGATGCCGCAACCGACGCGCTGAAGCGCCAAGAGAGTTCTATCTATAAAGCAGTAGAACTAGTCCGTAATGGTGAAGCAGATGGTGTTGTCAGTGCCGGACACAGCGGTGCGACAATGACACTTGCAACGTTGCGTTTAGGACGACTTAAAAACGTTTTACGCCCAGCTCTTGTTACCTCCATGCCTACTAAAAGCGGTAAACGCAGTATATTAATGGATGCGGGTGCAAACGTTGATTGTAAAGCTGAACACCTTTTCCAATTTGGGATTATGGGTTATTATTATGCGCAAGATATGCTCAAAATTCCAGCGCCTCGCGTAGGACTACTTGCCAATGGTGAAGAAGATTCTAAGGGAAATGAAGTGACCAAAGAGACCTTCAAACTACTCGAAGGGCAACGAGGGTTTATCGGTAATGTTGAAGGGAACAATATTTTTGACGGTTCTTGTGATGTCATTATTTGTGATGGATTTATCGGAAATTTGGTGCTCAAAGCCTCTGAAGGTGTAGCATCTACTATTAGCTTTTTTATCAAAGAGTACATCCGTAAATCACCGATTGCTATTACGGGTGCTTTACTGATGCGGAAAGTATTTCATCTTCTCAAAAAAGAGATTGATTATGCTGAAATTGGCGGTGCTCCTTTGGTCGGAATCAAAGGGTGCGCTATCGTCAGTCACGGGAAAAGCAACCCTAAAGCAATTAAAAATGCTATTTTTCAAGCCATTCGCTATGTTGATACCGGTGTAAATATACATATTGAGAATCGTCTCGAAGAACTAAAAAACTAA
- the rpmF gene encoding 50S ribosomal protein L32: protein MAVPKRRVSHTRSAKRRTHYKVSLARPVKDKDGTYKLSHFANPVTGEYK, encoded by the coding sequence ATGGCAGTACCTAAAAGAAGAGTGAGTCACACTCGCTCCGCAAAACGCAGAACTCACTATAAAGTTTCTCTTGCTCGTCCTGTAAAAGACAAAGACGGCACGTATAAATTGTCTCATTTTGCTAACCCAGTTACCGGTGAGTATAAATAA
- the ndk gene encoding nucleoside-diphosphate kinase, which produces MEQTLSIIKPDAVAKGVIGKILDRFETAGLKIAATKKVQLSRQDAEAFYAVHAARPFFNDLVDFMVSGPVVITVLEGENAVLKNRDLMGATNPKEAAAGTIRADFAENIDANAVHGSDSAENAAIEIAFFFSGREIS; this is translated from the coding sequence ATGGAACAAACATTGTCAATCATCAAGCCTGACGCCGTAGCAAAAGGTGTCATTGGAAAAATTTTGGATCGTTTTGAGACTGCTGGTCTTAAAATCGCCGCTACTAAAAAAGTACAACTCAGCCGTCAAGACGCTGAAGCGTTCTATGCAGTACACGCAGCTCGCCCTTTCTTCAACGATCTTGTTGATTTCATGGTTAGCGGTCCAGTTGTTATCACTGTTCTTGAGGGCGAAAACGCTGTCCTTAAAAACCGTGATTTGATGGGTGCTACTAACCCTAAAGAAGCTGCAGCGGGTACAATTCGTGCAGATTTCGCAGAAAATATCGATGCAAATGCGGTTCATGGAAGCGATTCTGCTGAAAATGCTGCAATTGAAATCGCATTTTTCTTTTCAGGTCGCGAGATCTCTTAA
- a CDS encoding 4Fe-4S dicluster domain-containing protein — translation MAVVINDTCINCGACIDECPVEAIVDEDDNPTGEETYYVYGDKCVECVGHHDVPACATACPTEGCITWDEVGESPAHRDDISAEMRSSKANVVD, via the coding sequence ATGGCAGTAGTTATTAACGACACCTGTATTAACTGTGGCGCTTGTATCGATGAGTGTCCAGTAGAAGCGATCGTAGACGAGGATGATAACCCAACGGGTGAAGAGACTTACTACGTTTATGGTGATAAATGTGTTGAATGTGTTGGTCACCATGATGTTCCTGCGTGTGCAACTGCATGTCCTACAGAGGGTTGTATCACTTGGGATGAAGTGGGTGAAAGTCCAGCTCACCGTGATGATATCAGTGCTGAAATGCGCTCATCCAAAGCAAACGTCGTCGATTAA
- the metK gene encoding methionine adenosyltransferase, whose translation MPKEYIFTSESVTEGHPDKMADQISDAILDYIIEHDTKARVACETLVSNGFCVIAGELKTTAYAPMQEIARQVVREIGYTDATYGFDYRSCAVLNGIGEQSPDINQGVDQASGDIGAGDQGLMFGYACRETDVLMPLPIYLSHRLAERLAQVRKEGIIPYLRPDGKTQVSIKYVDDKPVSVETVVVSTQHAPEISQEKLHADVIKEVIEYVIPADLRSSNIIYHINPTGKFVIGGPQGDAGLTGRKIIVDTYGGACPHGGGAFSGKDPTKVDRSAAYAARYVAKNLVASGACERATIQVSYAIGVVQPISIMVNTHGTAVVAEDKIESCVKELFDLTPRGIIEGLDLLRPIYRKTAAYGHFGRELPEFTWEKTDKAEAIKAYLNL comes from the coding sequence ATGCCTAAAGAATACATTTTCACCTCTGAATCGGTCACCGAGGGTCATCCTGATAAAATGGCAGATCAGATTAGTGATGCGATTTTAGATTACATTATCGAGCACGATACCAAAGCACGTGTCGCGTGTGAAACACTCGTGTCAAACGGATTTTGCGTTATCGCCGGTGAGCTTAAAACTACGGCATACGCCCCTATGCAAGAGATTGCCCGCCAAGTTGTTCGTGAAATCGGGTATACCGATGCAACCTACGGTTTTGATTACCGCTCATGTGCTGTCCTTAACGGTATCGGTGAACAATCTCCCGATATTAACCAAGGGGTTGACCAAGCGAGCGGTGATATCGGAGCAGGTGACCAAGGGTTGATGTTTGGATATGCGTGTCGTGAAACCGATGTCCTTATGCCATTACCTATTTATCTCTCTCACCGTCTTGCAGAGCGTTTAGCCCAAGTACGCAAAGAGGGGATTATCCCCTATCTCCGTCCCGATGGTAAAACCCAAGTGAGTATTAAATACGTCGATGATAAACCGGTCTCAGTTGAAACAGTTGTCGTCTCAACCCAACATGCCCCTGAAATCTCTCAAGAGAAACTGCATGCTGATGTCATTAAAGAGGTTATTGAATACGTTATCCCTGCTGATTTACGCTCATCCAATATCATCTATCACATCAACCCGACAGGAAAATTCGTTATCGGTGGTCCTCAAGGGGATGCCGGTCTAACAGGGCGTAAAATCATCGTCGATACCTACGGCGGAGCATGTCCTCACGGTGGTGGAGCATTCAGCGGAAAAGATCCGACCAAAGTAGACCGCTCAGCTGCCTATGCAGCACGTTACGTTGCCAAAAACCTTGTAGCATCCGGTGCGTGTGAGCGGGCAACTATCCAAGTCTCGTATGCTATCGGTGTTGTTCAGCCTATCTCTATTATGGTAAACACCCACGGAACCGCTGTGGTCGCAGAAGATAAAATCGAGAGTTGTGTCAAAGAACTTTTCGATCTTACCCCACGCGGTATTATCGAAGGGCTTGATTTATTACGCCCAATTTACCGTAAAACAGCCGCTTATGGCCATTTTGGTCGTGAATTACCTGAGTTTACTTGGGAAAAAACTGATAAAGCAGAGGCTATCAAAGCCTATTTGAACCTCTAA
- a CDS encoding phosphoribosyltransferase: protein MIYYDFERFKNDIPNLGTLCEPFRPDTIVAVARGGMTLAHALCMHLDVRNLQSIRCESYDDMEQRNDITIIGNSTFATSKRILIVDDIVDSGKTLYALLPLLQQHNPEVVFKTASLFTKSTALIQPDFSLHEATDWIDFFWERDFLKSDSL, encoded by the coding sequence ATGATATACTATGACTTTGAACGCTTTAAAAACGATATTCCGAACCTTGGAACACTTTGTGAACCTTTCAGACCTGATACGATTGTTGCCGTCGCGCGCGGAGGAATGACATTAGCCCACGCTTTGTGTATGCATTTGGATGTACGGAATCTTCAAAGCATCCGATGTGAAAGTTACGACGATATGGAACAACGAAACGATATAACGATTATAGGTAACTCTACTTTTGCAACTTCCAAACGGATTTTAATAGTTGATGACATTGTCGATAGCGGCAAAACACTTTATGCCCTTTTACCGCTATTACAGCAACACAATCCCGAAGTTGTTTTTAAGACGGCTTCTCTTTTTACCAAATCAACCGCACTGATTCAACCCGATTTTTCCTTACACGAAGCTACCGATTGGATTGATTTTTTTTGGGAAAGAGATTTTTTAAAATCTGATTCGCTATAA